In Nematostella vectensis chromosome 12, jaNemVect1.1, whole genome shotgun sequence, the genomic window ATGTAGAAGCTGGCCATCTTTATTCTCATATTACTCCAGACTTGTAGCAAAGCCTAAACTTCTTGTGAAAAGGGCTTCTTTAGAGACACTCACCGCAGTTGAGACAGACTTAGAAAAACATGTATCCATCGATTTTATTATGTCCATGAAATAGAGGTTCCCCGTGTATAAGAATATCCGTAAAATAGAGTAATTAAACTGTCCGCAAACGAGAGGTTCCCTAAGCATCAGCGTCCGCAAACGAGAGGTTTCCTAAACATCAATTGTCTGTAAAGTAGTGTTGTAAATCTTTACCAAACATGCGCGGACGTCAGCACGAATGCAAAAAGATAACACGCACCTAACCACAGCGAGCCCAAGATTAAGTTCTTACAAACAACCCGCATGTTCTTGGGGAAAATATAAGAGTTGAAAAACAGAGTCTTGTGAAAAAGAACATAGGACAACGCTACGTAGATGACTGTGGAGAGGAGAAAGTTCAACATAGGGTATCTCGGTATGTAGACAACCTGCTTCTGTGCGTCCGCGATCATATAAATGTGAATCTGCGATAGGTAAGTTTCTAAGGTTATCTTCCCAAGCCAAGCGAAGAGATTCAAGTACGTTTTGCGCAAGTACGGAAAGCAGTTTCTCAACCAAATATATCCCAGGATAGGAATCCAAGAAGTAAACGGGTGTATGACCATATAAGTCTTGCGATCTAGCATCAGAATGTAGTGGGACCACAGGGTGACCGCGCCTAATACGATGAGTGTAATAGCGCCCTTGAGGAGCCAGGCTCGGTGCTTCTCGCGGTCGCTCTCATGTGATCGGTCTAACCAGGATAGGAGGCGCTCTAAGTAGGGGTAGTTGTACGCGCAGAGCATCCCCACCCAGGTAGCGAGGTGGTCCAGTCTGGAGATATCGGACAGTTAGTTGGAGATCGGacaaattattattactatcaacatcaccgtcaccatcatcatcaccagcaccagcaccagcaccaccagcaccaccgccaccgccaccgccaccgccaccgccaccgccaccgccaccgccaccgccaccgccaccgccaccgccaccgccaccgccaccgccaccatcaccaccatcaccatagtcatcatcatcattttgaGCCTTGGGACCAAACGGATCTCAAGGCTCAGCCCTTTTAATAGTCTTGGGACCAAACGGATGTCAAGGCTCAACCCTTTTGGTCGTAGCAGGACGCCCCTGGATTCGCCGCCGTATAATCTCGATACTCACGTTGATCGAAAAATCCAGTATCTCAAGTTCCCCTTGACGTTAAGGATGAACTGGAATGGCCAGAATATCTTCCAGGACGCCCCGGGGACGTCAAATATAAGAAGATTAAATACTAAGTAGATGATGAACTTTGCAGCCATTACTTTACGGTTCTgaaacaaaagtaaaaaaaaaaaaaaaaaaaatagcgatCGCTCAATTTTGAGATTCAAGACACAACTGGCCTGATAGCCGAGTCTTCCCGATGGGTTATCACGAACTGTGATGTTTTCTAGCATTGGGAATCCTGTGGAAAGGCGTCAGGGCATGAAtacgacagtgctgaataacgtatgcgcatgcgcgtttTCTGGCGAAGACAAagacaatcgtagtgttgaatcgtttgagtaaaggtacgaaaggccgacttcagtcgctgttttgactaagtGTACCGCATTaataccatactgtacaaaagataacagatttgtttgataaagaGGAAGTCATggagaaaattatagccttagcttCGCGCttgttttcttagcattcgccaaaatgtgaaagttcgccggtaaaaagccgccatttcaaaacaaaacggctggtttaaccgcgcggtactggaactagtcttgcgtttttcatgAGGAAACCCTCGTACCCAGCTCCCTTACCGCGTTGTGCTGCTTGCCTACCGCCATCATGACGTAGACAGACAGGAACCAATAGGTGTGCATGGCGCAGATGTAGTAACGCACAAACTCGTGATTGGTCACTGCCATCACCATGACAACCAGAAAGTTAAGCCGGAACATCATTTTTAGAAGACGGAAAATGGAATAGTCTTTCTTTATCCAGAAGTACGAGAAGTTACCTGGCAAACAAGCATTGCGTTACTTCCTGTCACGCAGGTAACACGTGGTGCTATGCTACAGAATGTGTTGCGTGATTCGATGTAACGCAAAAAAAGAGAAGTTATCTGGTAAAAAAGGATTGCGTTACTTGGTGTCACGTTAGCGATACGAGATGATATGTCACAGCATGTGTTGCGTGATTCGATATACGTGACTCAAGTAAGAGTGTCATGGTGTCATGGAAACTACTCGCAGGCGTCATGACATGTGAAGGTgggttctcacttggacgtaagcgcaagcgcagCGAACGtaattttccgattctcactgGAACGAAAGTGCAAGAGCAAGTGCAAGAGAtcgcaactgcttgattttcttgcgcttgtgcttgtgtttgaccgattctatcttgtgttgcgcttccgtCTGCGCTTACGCTTGCGCCTGCGccctagtgagaaccagccttcAAGGCTCACGTTGCGTGACTCGCAGGCGTCACGACATCGTGTGGCGTGACTCACCGAACCCTGTCATCCAGACGTAGGCCCCTATGTAGCACCTGATGGAGTTGAACACTTCCTGTGCATCAAAGTAGTGATACCACACGAACTGAACCTGAAGGCAAGCAAGggatagaaaacaaaaaaatcccctcccatcatgctctgctaatgcctggtgcacacatATATTTGAGTGTACTGAAGCACTGAAGCAATTCTCTGCCACGTTCACCGACTGAGCAAATTTCCAGattgaatattttttcaaagcGGGCATCAAACAGtttcactagtgtgcaccaggcacaATTGTGAAAAACTGTTTGATGCCCGCTTTGAAAAATTATCCAATCTGGAAATTTGCTCAGTCGGTGAACGTGGCAGAAAATTGCTTTAGTACTTCAGTCAATCAAATATATGACCAAAACACCTTAGCTTTGGAGATTGTGCTTCTAAAAAACCTTGCGGCTTTTTAGCCATTAGACttggtatttatgataatgTATGTCAtttttcgttgttgttgttgtcgttacGTCCAATGTTTTTCTATTGTTAAGGTTAACATTATGGTAAAAGTATGcttcataaataaataaaaataaataaaaataaataataatatgccCGCAAATTGATGACCACGTTAGGACGAGTCGCATCTTCAGATAGGTCATTGTCGgatttaaaaacatctaaTGCcgggtgcacactagtgacataacgacatagcgACATGGGCGCACCCTTATGTTCTTATGTTCAatggaatagaaaaaaaggggtttacttttcttttatgtcattatgtccatgtcgttatgtcgggcttaacaAACGAACATAAAAGTGCGCGCGCGCCTATGActttatgtcactagtgtgcacctgGCATAACCAATGCGTATGTCATAggaaaaaaacgaaaactCCGAATAAAAACCAACCCCCCACCTGCATCCATCCCTTCCACTCCTCCGTCTGGTCGCGGTTGAGCAGCTTCTCGGGCGTTTTCCTGACCGTGAACACGAACGCGACCAGCACGAGCACGGAGAATAGAAACACAAACATGTCACGTGAGTACTGCTTGTCCGTCTTGGGCCTGGGAACAGGAAGTGGGCTAGTTAGTAACAGGCGACTTGCGTTAACacgtgagttttttttttatggcaaactcgcgctcaggctttcagaggcaaaataacaacaacaaaaatttaGCGCTTTCGTATAAGac contains:
- the LOC5509630 gene encoding protein REDUCED WALL ACETYLATION 1 isoform X2 → MGGALTTDDPGKLDYRKRSIYLSNVETYGWISPVRPITIHQKALFCLWITMATGWLILRMLALREKWKSKEPKDAESDPVPDSPHEDKEEGLVSLNPVTPTKAPCVSRFGRGDATEVSETIQHIASSEDAKPWLKKGETLIEWLKETGPDQPRLEEFLAKATVFGFIMLYFWLCDFQHIWPKTDKQYSRDMFVFLFSVLVLVAFVFTVRKTPEKLLNRDQTEEWKGWMQEVFNSIRCYIGAYVWMTGFGNFSYFWIKKDYSIFRLLKMMFRLNFLVVMVMAVTNHEFVRYYICAMHTYWFLSVYVMMAVGKQHNANRKVMAAKFIIYLVFNLLIFDVPGASWKIFWPFQFILNVKGNLRYWIFRSTLDHLATWVGMLCAYNYPYLERLLSWLDRSHESDREKHRAWLLKGAITLIVLGAVTLWSHYILMLDRKTYMVIHPFTSWIPILGYIWLRNCFPYLRKTYLNLFAWLGKITLETYLSQIHIYMIADAQKQVVYIPRYPMLNFLLSTVIYVALSYVLFHKTLFFNSYIFPKNMRVVCKNLILGSLWLGACYLFAFVLTSAHVW
- the LOC5509630 gene encoding protein REDUCED WALL ACETYLATION 1 isoform X1 — its product is MGGALTTDDPGKLDYRKRSIYLSNVETYGWISPVRPITIHQKALFCLWITMATGWLILRMLALREKWKSKEPKDAESDPVPDSPHEDKEEGLVSLNPVTPTKAPCVSRFGRGDATEVSETIQHIASSEDAKPWLKKGETLIEWLKETGPDQPRLEEFLAKATVFGFIMLYFWLCDFQHIWPKTDKQYSRDMFVFLFSVLVLVAFVFTVRKTPEKLLNRDQTEEWKGWMQVQFVWYHYFDAQEVFNSIRCYIGAYVWMTGFGNFSYFWIKKDYSIFRLLKMMFRLNFLVVMVMAVTNHEFVRYYICAMHTYWFLSVYVMMAVGKQHNANRKVMAAKFIIYLVFNLLIFDVPGASWKIFWPFQFILNVKGNLRYWIFRSTLDHLATWVGMLCAYNYPYLERLLSWLDRSHESDREKHRAWLLKGAITLIVLGAVTLWSHYILMLDRKTYMVIHPFTSWIPILGYIWLRNCFPYLRKTYLNLFAWLGKITLETYLSQIHIYMIADAQKQVVYIPRYPMLNFLLSTVIYVALSYVLFHKTLFFNSYIFPKNMRVVCKNLILGSLWLGACYLFAFVLTSAHVW